GGTGGTAGTAGTCCACGCGGGAGATGAACCAGGACCATTTGAAGCCGGGCTTGCCGTTGTCCAGCAGCAGATGGGGGCAGCGCTTGCCCGTCCAGTAGTAGTGCGGCACCACGTTGCGCAGCGGGATGTTCTGGGAGTACATCGTGTAGGCGGCCAGCTTGGCGGCGCGGTCGAAGGTTTTGACGATGCTTTGTCCGCGCTTTTCACACATTTCAATGCCGATGGAGTACATGTCTCCGGGGCCGCCGCGGTCCGCATGGCGGCCGGTTTCGTTCAAAGGGAGGTGCTGCATGGTCACGTACGGGTCCACCGTGTAGTGCCAGTTGCACCGCAGGGCTCCGTTGTTCAGGGCGCGGGCGTGCTGCATGGCGTCTGCGGACGGGTTTTCCGTGTTGTGCATGGTGATGAAGCGGGGCTTCATGCGGGAGGAACGCCGGCGCAGGGGGGAGGTTTTGGGCATGAGCATCGGCTGCACGTTGCATTCCGCCAGGAGCTGGCGCGGGGAACGCTTCACCAGCGGAACGCTGGAGGGGGTGAAGGAGATCATGGGCGCCGGGCCGGCCTTGCCGGAGGTTTCCGCGCAGCTTGTCAGGGCGAGCAGGGCGGCGGCTTCCAGCAGGAATGTCCTGCGGTCCATGCCCTGGACTTTTTCCAGCATGGGCTGGAGCTGGCCGGAAACACGGGAAAGATACGTGGCGATGGTGGAAAGGTTGTTCATACGACCTTCGGAGGGCAAGGAATGGTAGACTGGTGCAGGAAAAGTTTAGTCCAAACTAAGAGCCGCCCTCTTTCTTTGCAACGAAAAAGTGTGAAAGCCCCGGCTTTGTGCGGAATTCTTCACCCTTTTTGTCATATTGGACTGTTCAAACCGTCGTTGAGAGGAGAACCGTGTCCCGTTCGGCGGCCGTTACGGCGGCGGACCGGACGGGGGAGAGGATGAATTCCCCCTGCCTGGCCTCCCTGCCGTCCCAGGCCACGCCGCCCCGGAGCACCGTCAGCACGGCAAAGCGGGAGGGGTC
This genomic stretch from Akkermansia biwaensis harbors:
- a CDS encoding peptidoglycan recognition protein family protein, which gives rise to MNNLSTIATYLSRVSGQLQPMLEKVQGMDRRTFLLEAAALLALTSCAETSGKAGPAPMISFTPSSVPLVKRSPRQLLAECNVQPMLMPKTSPLRRRSSRMKPRFITMHNTENPSADAMQHARALNNGALRCNWHYTVDPYVTMQHLPLNETGRHADRGGPGDMYSIGIEMCEKRGQSIVKTFDRAAKLAAYTMYSQNIPLRNVVPHYYWTGKRCPHLLLDNGKPGFKWSWFISRVDYYHRCIS